The Thermoclostridium stercorarium subsp. stercorarium DSM 8532 genome contains a region encoding:
- a CDS encoding SAM hydrolase/SAM-dependent halogenase family protein: MKPILVFQTDFTYKEGAVSAMYGVVKSVDRELEIMDATHEIPKYDTWSASYRLYQYMRFWPKGTVFVSVVDPGVGTGRKAAVAKTCDGYYVVSPDNGSLTHVKRKIGIAEIRQIDETVNRLKGKGTENVSVFHGRDLFAYCAARLASGIITFEEVGPAYSVDEIVEHPILDPDIKPNHVKGIFEINDPNFGNLWTNIPTAEFVKAGFNYGDYVYVTVRHDGEVKFSGKVLFEKSFGFAKKGDVIIYNNELMNIAMAVNQGSFCEIYGLSYGPAWEVEFEK, encoded by the coding sequence ATGAAACCAATTCTTGTGTTTCAGACCGATTTCACATATAAAGAAGGCGCTGTTTCCGCGATGTACGGCGTTGTTAAAAGCGTTGACCGTGAGCTGGAAATAATGGACGCCACCCATGAAATACCGAAATATGACACGTGGAGCGCCTCATACAGGCTTTACCAGTACATGAGATTCTGGCCCAAAGGGACGGTTTTCGTATCGGTGGTGGACCCCGGGGTAGGAACAGGCAGAAAAGCGGCGGTCGCGAAAACGTGCGACGGATACTATGTGGTGTCACCCGATAACGGTTCCTTAACCCATGTTAAAAGGAAAATCGGTATTGCAGAGATAAGACAGATTGATGAAACGGTGAACAGGCTAAAAGGAAAAGGAACCGAGAACGTCAGTGTTTTTCACGGACGGGATCTGTTTGCATACTGTGCCGCAAGGCTTGCCAGCGGTATTATAACCTTTGAGGAGGTAGGGCCGGCATACAGCGTGGACGAGATTGTCGAACATCCGATTTTGGATCCGGATATCAAGCCTAATCATGTAAAAGGCATATTTGAAATTAACGATCCCAATTTCGGGAACCTTTGGACGAACATACCTACCGCCGAATTTGTTAAAGCCGGGTTCAACTACGGTGATTATGTTTATGTAACCGTCAGACATGACGGCGAAGTAAAATTTTCCGGGAAGGTTCTTTTCGAGAAATCCTTCGGTTTCGCCAAAAAGGGAGATGTGATTATTTACAACAATGAGCTTATGAATATTGCAATGGCGGTAAACCAGGGAAGTTTCTGCGAAATATACGGCTTGTCCTATGGTCCCGCATGGGAAGTTGAGTTTGAGAAGTGA
- a CDS encoding SAM hydrolase/SAM-dependent halogenase family protein → MRKILVFQSDFGLSDGAVAAMYGVALDVDPELKIFDLTHDITPYNTWEASYRLFQAATFWPGGTVFVSVVDPGVGTDRKSVVALTKKGHYIVTPDNGTLTHIKNYVGITEVRVIDESKHRRSGSLYSNTFHGRDVFAVVGAKLASGKIGFDDIGEKTGVDNIIGLELSEVTYTENGIKGCIDILDVRFGSLWTNIRREDFVKMGFKYGDRIEVVIKNGPTLVYNNRVTYGKSFGDVYVSEPVIYVNSLDRMAVAINQGNFAKAYSIGTGRHWTIEFKKAD, encoded by the coding sequence ATGCGGAAAATACTGGTTTTTCAGAGTGATTTCGGTTTGTCCGACGGTGCCGTTGCGGCAATGTACGGAGTGGCTCTTGACGTGGATCCCGAGCTTAAGATTTTCGACCTTACCCATGATATAACGCCGTATAATACCTGGGAGGCGTCATACAGGCTTTTTCAGGCAGCCACTTTCTGGCCCGGCGGAACGGTTTTCGTATCGGTGGTGGACCCCGGTGTCGGAACCGACAGAAAGAGTGTGGTTGCTTTGACAAAAAAGGGACACTATATTGTAACCCCGGACAACGGTACCTTGACGCATATAAAAAATTACGTCGGAATAACCGAAGTCCGTGTAATAGATGAATCCAAGCACAGACGTTCGGGCTCGCTGTATTCCAATACATTTCACGGCAGGGATGTTTTTGCCGTCGTCGGTGCAAAACTGGCGTCGGGAAAGATTGGCTTTGACGACATCGGTGAAAAAACCGGCGTGGACAATATCATTGGGCTGGAACTGAGTGAGGTTACATATACCGAAAACGGCATAAAGGGATGCATTGATATTCTGGATGTAAGATTCGGCAGCCTCTGGACAAATATCAGGCGCGAAGACTTTGTAAAAATGGGGTTTAAATACGGGGACAGAATTGAGGTGGTAATCAAAAACGGCCCAACTCTTGTTTACAATAACAGGGTAACGTACGGAAAATCTTTCGGCGATGTATATGTTAGTGAGCCGGTTATTTATGTTAATTCGCTTGACAGAATGGCCGTGGCAATTAATCAGGGGAATTTCGCCAAGGCATACAGCATTGGCACGGGCAGGCACTGGACGATAGAGTTCAAAAAAGCCGATTGA
- the rpmE gene encoding 50S ribosomal protein L31, with translation MKEGIHPNYGKAIVRCACGNTFETGSTKPELRVEICSQCHPFFTGKQKFVDSGGRVDRFKKKYGLK, from the coding sequence ATGAAGGAAGGAATCCATCCAAATTACGGAAAGGCAATTGTCAGGTGTGCCTGCGGCAATACATTTGAAACAGGCTCAACAAAACCCGAACTTCGTGTGGAAATCTGCTCACAATGCCATCCGTTCTTTACAGGGAAACAGAAATTTGTTGATTCAGGCGGACGTGTAGACAGATTTAAGAAAAAGTACGGTCTCAAATAA
- a CDS encoding YitT family protein, translating into MQRVLCVKFSHYKITSLLQIFFGSIILALAMNIFLIPYKIAPGGVSGIATVIYHVSGERIPVGFTMLAINIPLFLAAMKIKGRNFIIKSTLGAVFLSVIIDITEQGISRLRELVLASADYSSADILLFALAGGFASGIGLGFVFKEDATTGGTDMAASLLNKAFPWIPVGTLLMILDGLVILIATVVFKSFRLGLYSVVALYVSARTLDRFLEGLNYAKSLMIISRESEKIARALMENIDRGVTGIYGKGMYTDNPYMILLCVVKKEEIHRVKNEVKKIDPNAFVLLTDVREVLGEGFTSHHVS; encoded by the coding sequence GTGCAAAGGGTGTTGTGCGTGAAGTTTTCACATTATAAAATCACTTCATTGTTACAGATTTTTTTTGGTTCAATAATTCTTGCTCTTGCGATGAACATTTTTCTTATACCGTATAAAATCGCGCCCGGCGGTGTTTCAGGCATTGCCACCGTCATTTACCACGTTTCCGGAGAAAGAATACCCGTCGGTTTTACGATGCTTGCAATAAATATCCCGTTATTTCTCGCGGCCATGAAAATCAAAGGCAGAAATTTCATTATAAAATCGACCCTTGGCGCAGTATTCCTGTCGGTAATAATTGACATTACCGAGCAGGGAATATCCAGGTTGCGTGAGCTTGTTCTCGCTTCGGCGGATTACAGCTCCGCCGACATATTGCTTTTTGCGCTGGCAGGCGGTTTTGCGTCGGGAATCGGGCTTGGCTTTGTTTTTAAGGAGGATGCCACTACAGGCGGTACTGACATGGCCGCTTCGCTTCTGAACAAGGCCTTTCCATGGATTCCTGTCGGAACTTTGCTCATGATCCTGGACGGGTTGGTTATTCTGATTGCAACGGTGGTGTTCAAAAGCTTCAGGCTTGGCTTGTATTCTGTAGTTGCCCTGTACGTTTCCGCACGGACATTGGACAGGTTCCTCGAAGGACTTAATTATGCCAAGTCGTTGATGATTATTTCGCGGGAATCGGAGAAAATTGCCAGGGCCCTTATGGAGAATATTGACAGAGGGGTTACGGGTATATACGGAAAAGGCATGTATACCGACAATCCGTATATGATATTGTTATGTGTGGTTAAGAAGGAAGAAATTCACAGGGTTAAAAACGAAGTAAAGAAAATAGATCCCAACGCTTTTGTATTGCTTACCGATGTCAGGGAGGTTTTAGGCGAGGGATTTACTTCGCATCATGTAAGTTAG
- a CDS encoding AraC family transcriptional regulator, translating into MIEKYYFHQSDQTDLNIYRCGIQECKPGYTWGPGIRDHFIVHYILDGTGMFSNGKIQKKLFPGDGFVVFPDCLVTYSADPENPWTYSWVGFHGLKAETFLNKAGIYRESPFFTYNADNRLRDCLSDMISEARRNTVSELMLLGHLYIFLSILIQNNHKTLQNTSRYMNQEKYVKKVIEFISKNYSEKISISEIARSIGLDRSYLYIIFKKTMKMSPQEYLINYRIERAVSLLRNPDLTIGDVARSVGYEDRLQFSKIFKKVKGISPNQFRKMQNSEPQKN; encoded by the coding sequence ATGATTGAGAAATATTATTTTCACCAGTCCGACCAGACCGATTTGAATATATATCGATGCGGCATACAGGAATGCAAACCGGGATATACGTGGGGACCGGGTATTCGCGACCATTTCATTGTCCATTACATACTGGACGGCACGGGTATGTTTTCAAACGGAAAAATTCAGAAAAAGCTGTTCCCCGGTGATGGTTTTGTCGTTTTTCCCGACTGCCTGGTCACATATTCGGCGGACCCGGAAAATCCGTGGACGTATTCGTGGGTGGGCTTTCACGGGCTCAAGGCAGAGACATTTCTTAACAAGGCGGGCATTTACCGTGAATCCCCGTTTTTCACCTATAACGCCGACAACAGGCTTAGAGACTGCCTAAGCGATATGATATCCGAAGCGCGGCGGAATACCGTGTCTGAACTTATGCTTCTCGGGCATTTGTACATTTTCCTTTCAATTCTTATACAAAACAATCACAAAACCCTGCAAAATACCTCCCGGTACATGAATCAGGAGAAATACGTTAAGAAAGTTATCGAATTTATATCAAAAAATTATTCCGAAAAAATATCCATATCCGAGATTGCCCGAAGTATAGGCCTTGACAGAAGCTATTTATATATAATTTTTAAGAAAACAATGAAAATGTCGCCCCAGGAATATCTGATAAATTACAGAATTGAACGGGCGGTAAGCCTATTGAGAAATCCGGATCTTACAATAGGCGACGTCGCCCGTTCGGTAGGATATGAAGACAGACTTCAGTTTTCTAAAATTTTTAAGAAAGTTAAAGGCATATCTCCAAATCAGTTCAGAAAGATGCAGAATTCCGAACCGCAAAAAAACTGA
- a CDS encoding galactokinase: protein MINVLVETFIKYFGGTSEGIRVFKAPGRVNLIGEHTDYNGGFVFPAALTMCTTVLARPRSDRKINLIATDLKQMVNADLDNLDQYRDLKWGNYQLGVADELQKAGYPLCGCDLMYYDKVPLGSGLSSSAAIEIATALALVSLGFAANGINREIDMVELALISQRAEHNYVGVKCGIMDQFASAMGKKDMAIFLDCRDLKYELVPLKMNDYKLVISNTNKKRSLGEGKYNERRRECEEGLLMLQKALPGITCLREVSVEDFVKYENLITDETIKKRVKHVVYENQRVLESVKALKNNDLTAFGKLMNESHDSLRDLYEVTGNELDTLVNEARKINGVLGSRMTGAGFGGCTVSLVHKDSITEFIDKVGEAYEKKIGYAASFYISEIGDGGREEVI, encoded by the coding sequence ATGATTAATGTGCTTGTTGAAACCTTTATTAAATATTTTGGCGGCACAAGTGAAGGGATCAGGGTATTCAAAGCTCCGGGCAGGGTGAACCTCATAGGCGAACACACCGATTATAACGGCGGCTTTGTTTTTCCTGCGGCGCTGACAATGTGCACGACCGTACTGGCAAGACCGAGAAGTGACAGAAAAATCAACTTGATTGCAACAGATCTGAAACAAATGGTAAATGCCGATTTGGATAACCTGGATCAATACAGGGATTTGAAATGGGGAAATTACCAGCTTGGTGTTGCGGACGAGCTTCAGAAAGCCGGTTATCCCCTGTGCGGCTGTGATTTGATGTATTATGACAAAGTACCCCTGGGCAGCGGGTTGTCGTCTTCTGCGGCAATAGAAATAGCCACCGCGCTGGCGCTGGTAAGCCTGGGTTTTGCGGCAAACGGCATAAACCGGGAAATTGACATGGTGGAACTGGCATTGATATCGCAGCGGGCCGAGCATAACTATGTCGGCGTAAAATGCGGAATTATGGATCAGTTTGCATCGGCAATGGGCAAAAAGGACATGGCCATTTTCCTGGACTGCAGGGATTTGAAATATGAACTGGTTCCGCTGAAAATGAATGATTATAAGCTGGTTATTTCCAATACAAACAAGAAAAGAAGCCTTGGCGAGGGCAAATACAATGAAAGAAGACGGGAATGCGAAGAAGGTCTTTTGATGCTTCAGAAGGCCTTACCCGGCATTACCTGTCTCAGAGAGGTATCGGTTGAGGACTTTGTAAAGTATGAAAATCTTATTACCGACGAGACAATCAAAAAACGCGTAAAACATGTGGTATATGAAAACCAGAGGGTGCTGGAATCGGTGAAGGCACTCAAGAATAATGACTTGACTGCATTCGGAAAGCTTATGAATGAGTCCCATGATTCACTGAGGGATTTGTATGAAGTAACAGGCAATGAGCTTGATACGCTGGTTAACGAGGCAAGAAAGATAAACGGGGTTTTGGGTTCGAGAATGACAGGAGCCGGTTTTGGCGGATGTACCGTAAGTCTGGTTCATAAAGACAGTATTACTGAATTTATCGATAAGGTCGGAGAGGCATACGAAAAGAAAATAGGATACGCTGCAAGCTTTTATATTTCGGAAATCGGTGACGGAGGACGTGAGGAGGTAATATAA
- a CDS encoding energy-coupling factor transporter transmembrane component T family protein: MKLKLFSYNVLDTPIHRLSGLTKLICFLLLTFAVMYSYDIRFILFVTVFSIVILKISKIKFSQIRLMIIYVVIFIAVNFVLTFLFAPEYGVEIYGTRHELLRISGRYNVTIEQLFYQITKVFKYGSVIPLGIIFLLTTNPSEFAASLNGVGVPYKVAYAVSLTLRYFPEIQRDYQNISQAQQARGLEMSKKAKFMTRFKNSLMIIIPLIFSTLERIEYISNAMDLRGFGKLKKRSWYSKKKLTVHDYIAILLAVVIFTASILISVFINGSRFYNPFI, translated from the coding sequence ATGAAACTTAAGCTTTTCTCATATAATGTTTTAGACACGCCGATACACAGACTGTCGGGCCTTACAAAGCTTATTTGCTTTCTTCTTCTGACCTTTGCGGTAATGTATTCATATGATATCAGGTTTATACTTTTTGTGACGGTGTTTTCAATTGTAATTTTAAAGATTTCGAAAATAAAATTCTCGCAGATAAGGCTTATGATCATTTATGTGGTGATTTTTATTGCCGTTAACTTTGTTCTGACTTTTCTGTTTGCCCCGGAATACGGGGTGGAAATCTACGGCACACGGCATGAACTGCTCAGAATTTCCGGCCGTTATAATGTCACCATTGAACAATTGTTTTATCAGATTACGAAAGTATTTAAATACGGTTCGGTCATCCCGCTGGGAATCATATTTTTGTTAACAACCAACCCGAGCGAGTTCGCTGCGTCTTTAAACGGTGTGGGTGTTCCGTATAAAGTGGCATATGCGGTATCGCTGACGCTGCGTTATTTTCCCGAAATTCAGAGGGATTACCAGAATATAAGCCAGGCCCAGCAGGCGCGGGGCCTGGAAATGTCCAAAAAAGCCAAATTCATGACCAGGTTTAAAAACTCACTGATGATTATCATACCGCTGATTTTTTCAACCCTTGAGCGAATTGAATATATCAGTAATGCCATGGATTTGAGAGGCTTTGGAAAGCTGAAGAAAAGATCGTGGTACAGTAAAAAGAAACTGACGGTGCATGACTATATCGCCATTTTGCTGGCGGTGGTTATATTCACCGCATCCATACTGATTTCGGTGTTTATAAACGGAAGCAGGTTCTACAATCCGTTTATCTGA
- a CDS encoding glutamine synthetase III, with product MSELSKISGSNVFTDAVMREKLPTAVYDAFRNIIDNNLTLDPNLAEIVAGAMKEWAMERGATHYCHWFQPMTGLTAEKHNSFISTSKEGKIITEFSGKDLIKGESDASSFPNGGIRATFEARGYTAWDFTSPAFVKDKTLYIPTAFCSYSGEALDKKTPLLRSMDALNREGLRVLRALGNKTARKVIAYVGAEQEYFLIDRELFMKRKDLIFTGRTLFGARPPKGQEMGDQYYASIKTRVLNFMQDLDVELWKLGIPGKTRHNEAAPAQHEIAPIYNVVNVAADQNQLMMEVMKKVAARHGLACLLHEKPFAGVNGSGKHNNWSIGTDDGVNLLDPGPEPHKNTIFLLFLAAIIKAIDVYGDVIRSSAANAGNDYRLGAHEAPPAIVSVFLGDQLTDIIDQIEKEGEAKKSICSTKLEMGASALPVFARDITDRNRTSPIAFTGNKFEFRMVGSSASIAGPNFIINTAVADILHDVADRLEASGNPEEEAKKIIREYFHEHKRVIFNGDNYSEEWVKEAERRGLPNITNFVDAKRTLIAEKNIRMFARMGVLSEKECLSRYEILMENYNKTIKIEALTAIDMVERDILPAVYRYIKEIAECINQVRATGIHIILEKREKLLKDLSTLAVSAEEKVAKLKEAVNEASSIGDVTAQGIAYRDKVIPVMQSLREDIDTLETMVDSKYWPIPTYGEMFFGME from the coding sequence ATGTCTGAACTTTCAAAAATATCCGGGTCAAATGTTTTTACCGACGCGGTAATGCGGGAAAAACTTCCTACTGCTGTATATGACGCATTCAGGAATATAATTGACAATAATCTGACGTTGGATCCCAATCTGGCTGAAATTGTGGCAGGCGCCATGAAAGAATGGGCAATGGAGCGGGGAGCCACTCATTACTGCCACTGGTTTCAGCCCATGACCGGACTGACTGCGGAGAAACATAATTCCTTTATTTCAACATCAAAAGAAGGGAAAATTATTACCGAATTCTCGGGGAAGGATCTGATAAAGGGTGAATCAGATGCGTCGTCCTTTCCGAACGGAGGTATTCGCGCCACTTTTGAAGCCCGCGGTTATACTGCGTGGGATTTTACTTCCCCGGCTTTTGTGAAAGATAAAACCCTTTACATACCTACCGCCTTTTGTTCATACAGCGGTGAGGCACTGGATAAGAAAACGCCCCTGCTGAGATCGATGGATGCGCTGAACAGAGAAGGACTGAGGGTCCTGCGTGCTCTCGGCAATAAAACCGCCAGAAAGGTCATAGCCTATGTAGGCGCCGAACAGGAATATTTTCTTATAGACAGAGAGCTTTTCATGAAAAGAAAGGATCTTATATTTACAGGGCGCACCCTTTTCGGTGCAAGGCCTCCGAAGGGGCAGGAAATGGGTGACCAGTACTACGCGTCCATAAAGACAAGGGTTCTGAATTTTATGCAGGATTTGGACGTAGAGCTGTGGAAACTGGGCATCCCCGGGAAAACGAGGCATAATGAAGCAGCACCCGCCCAGCATGAGATTGCGCCCATATATAATGTTGTCAATGTCGCAGCAGACCAAAACCAGCTGATGATGGAAGTAATGAAAAAGGTTGCCGCGCGGCATGGCCTGGCCTGCCTGCTGCACGAAAAACCGTTTGCCGGCGTAAACGGCTCGGGTAAGCACAACAACTGGTCAATAGGTACCGATGACGGGGTCAATCTGCTTGATCCGGGCCCTGAGCCCCATAAGAATACAATATTTCTGCTTTTCCTTGCTGCAATAATAAAAGCCATTGACGTATATGGCGACGTTATAAGAAGTTCGGCCGCAAATGCAGGCAATGACTACCGTCTTGGCGCCCATGAGGCTCCGCCGGCTATTGTTTCGGTTTTTCTGGGGGATCAGCTGACCGACATTATTGATCAGATTGAAAAGGAAGGCGAGGCTAAGAAATCCATCTGCTCCACCAAACTGGAAATGGGCGCGTCAGCGCTCCCGGTTTTTGCACGGGATATAACCGATAGGAACAGGACTTCCCCGATTGCATTTACCGGTAACAAGTTTGAATTCAGAATGGTTGGCTCGTCGGCGTCCATAGCCGGTCCGAATTTTATCATAAACACCGCCGTTGCGGATATTCTTCACGACGTGGCGGACAGGCTTGAGGCGTCAGGCAATCCCGAAGAAGAGGCAAAGAAAATTATACGGGAATATTTTCATGAGCATAAACGCGTTATTTTCAACGGCGATAATTATTCGGAAGAATGGGTTAAGGAAGCCGAAAGAAGAGGATTGCCCAACATTACGAATTTTGTTGACGCAAAAAGAACGCTCATTGCTGAAAAAAATATCAGGATGTTTGCTAGAATGGGCGTTCTTTCGGAAAAAGAATGTCTGTCCCGTTATGAAATTTTGATGGAAAACTACAACAAGACCATAAAAATTGAAGCCCTTACGGCGATAGACATGGTTGAGAGGGATATTCTCCCGGCGGTTTACCGGTATATAAAAGAAATAGCCGAATGCATAAATCAGGTGAGGGCGACCGGAATACACATCATCCTGGAAAAACGGGAAAAACTTTTGAAAGATCTGTCCACGCTGGCGGTGTCGGCGGAAGAAAAGGTGGCAAAATTAAAAGAAGCGGTAAATGAGGCTTCTTCAATTGGAGACGTTACTGCTCAGGGAATTGCGTACAGGGATAAGGTTATTCCCGTTATGCAGAGTCTCCGCGAGGATATAGACACCCTTGAGACCATGGTGGATTCAAAATACTGGCCTATACCTACTTACGGCGAGATGTTTTTTGGCATGGAATAA
- a CDS encoding transketolase, with the protein MDKKEILRLKRIATNIRKNILRATCAAGSGHPGGSLSIADIMTYLYFKEMNIDPKDPRNPDRDRFVMSKGHCAPVLYATLAERGFFPKEDLITLRKTTSYLEGHPNMKSTPGVDMSTGSLAQGLSTAVGMALAGKLDGKNYRVFVGMGDGELEEGLVWEAAMAAAHYKLDNLICFVDYNGLQIDGKITEVMNPEPIADKFTAFGWYVQSIDAHDFNQIEQAVENAKKQKGRPNMIVAHSIKGKGVSFMENQPGWHGVAPKPEECERGLAELDAYLASLDAEEQAL; encoded by the coding sequence ATGGACAAGAAGGAAATTCTCCGTCTGAAAAGAATAGCCACAAATATACGAAAGAATATTTTAAGAGCAACCTGTGCGGCCGGCAGCGGTCATCCCGGAGGTTCCTTATCGATAGCTGATATTATGACTTATTTATATTTTAAGGAGATGAATATAGACCCTAAAGATCCGCGCAACCCGGACAGGGACAGGTTTGTAATGTCAAAGGGGCATTGTGCGCCCGTGCTTTACGCAACCCTTGCTGAAAGGGGTTTTTTCCCGAAAGAGGATTTGATTACGCTTAGAAAAACCACAAGCTACCTTGAAGGTCATCCGAACATGAAGAGCACGCCGGGTGTTGACATGTCTACCGGTTCTCTGGCGCAGGGGTTGTCTACGGCTGTTGGAATGGCACTGGCCGGAAAACTGGACGGGAAAAATTACCGTGTATTTGTAGGAATGGGCGATGGCGAGCTTGAAGAAGGGCTTGTCTGGGAGGCGGCAATGGCTGCTGCCCACTATAAGCTGGATAATCTCATCTGTTTCGTTGATTACAACGGGCTTCAGATAGACGGAAAAATCACCGAGGTTATGAATCCTGAACCAATAGCTGATAAATTTACGGCCTTTGGCTGGTATGTTCAGTCAATAGATGCCCATGATTTCAATCAGATTGAGCAGGCAGTGGAAAACGCAAAGAAGCAGAAAGGCAGACCCAATATGATTGTTGCCCACTCCATAAAAGGAAAAGGCGTATCTTTCATGGAGAATCAGCCGGGCTGGCATGGAGTGGCTCCGAAACCTGAAGAATGTGAGAGAGGTCTGGCGGAACTGGATGCGTACCTGGCATCGCTGGATGCGGAGGAGCAGGCTCTGTAA
- the galT gene encoding galactose-1-phosphate uridylyltransferase, which translates to MAELRWHPFIKDWVMIASHRQNRPQMPKDWCPFCPGSGKVPDNYEVLKYDNDFPALMQNPPEPDPVGNDFFKVKEAYGKCEVILYSPEHTVTLPELPEEHVEKLVELWTQRFIELSKDEKIKYVFIFENRGEVVGVTMPHPHGQIYGYSFIPKKIQLELEASKEHFEEHHECLMCRFLKEEQKFGKRVIFENEDFSVVLPFFVEYPYGVYIVSKRHFQNLAQMTEREKRNLAKAVRETAGMLDALFDMPFPYMMCMHQNPVNSENTEDYYHFHIEFFPPMRSKDKQKFNASSETGVWAHCNPTAPEEKAEELKVAYRKFVSTK; encoded by the coding sequence ATGGCTGAATTACGCTGGCATCCGTTTATTAAGGACTGGGTAATGATTGCATCCCACAGGCAGAACAGGCCTCAGATGCCTAAGGACTGGTGTCCGTTCTGTCCCGGTTCAGGCAAGGTGCCCGATAATTATGAGGTGCTGAAATATGACAATGACTTTCCGGCTTTGATGCAAAACCCGCCCGAACCCGATCCGGTGGGCAATGATTTCTTTAAAGTGAAAGAAGCATATGGGAAATGCGAGGTTATTTTGTATTCCCCTGAACATACCGTCACATTGCCCGAGCTTCCTGAAGAACACGTGGAAAAGCTGGTGGAGCTCTGGACACAGCGATTTATCGAACTTTCAAAGGACGAAAAAATAAAATACGTTTTTATTTTTGAAAACAGGGGAGAAGTGGTTGGCGTAACAATGCCCCATCCCCATGGCCAGATATACGGTTATTCCTTCATACCGAAGAAGATACAGCTGGAACTGGAGGCGTCGAAGGAGCATTTTGAGGAACATCACGAATGCCTGATGTGCAGGTTTTTGAAGGAAGAACAGAAATTTGGCAAAAGGGTTATTTTTGAAAACGAGGACTTTTCGGTTGTGCTTCCGTTCTTTGTTGAGTACCCGTACGGAGTGTATATTGTTTCAAAACGCCATTTTCAGAATCTTGCTCAGATGACTGAAAGGGAAAAACGGAACCTGGCGAAGGCTGTCAGGGAAACCGCAGGAATGCTGGATGCGTTATTTGACATGCCTTTCCCGTATATGATGTGCATGCACCAGAATCCCGTAAACAGTGAAAACACAGAAGATTATTATCATTTCCATATCGAGTTTTTCCCGCCGATGCGTTCAAAGGACAAACAGAAATTTAACGCGTCCAGTGAAACCGGTGTGTGGGCTCACTGTAATCCCACGGCGCCCGAAGAAAAGGCGGAGGAACTGAAAGTCGCATACCGGAAGTTTGTATCAACGAAATGA
- the galE gene encoding UDP-glucose 4-epimerase GalE encodes MAILVPGGAGYIGSHTVLELLEAGEEVVVIDNLFKGHREAVLGGKFYQGDLRDGEFLDRVFSENEIEAVIDFAAFSLVGESVSEPLAYYNNNVMATMVLLEKMRDYGVRYIVFSSTAATYGEPENIPIMETDKTEPTNPYGETKLAVEKMLKWCDKAYGIKYTCLRYFNAAGAHESGKIGEDHTPETHLIPIVLQTALGQREAVYVFGNDYDTPDGTCIRDYIHVTDLADAHILALNRLRNGGESTVYNLGNGMGFSVKEVIETARKVTGKPIREEVTGRRPGDPAILVASSEKIKKELGWSPKYTTLESIIESAWKWHSSHPNGYKK; translated from the coding sequence ATGGCTATACTGGTTCCCGGAGGGGCAGGATACATAGGAAGCCACACCGTTCTTGAGCTTCTTGAAGCAGGCGAAGAGGTTGTGGTTATTGATAATCTTTTCAAAGGACACAGGGAAGCCGTACTGGGCGGCAAGTTTTATCAGGGCGATTTAAGGGACGGCGAGTTTCTGGACAGGGTTTTTTCGGAAAATGAAATTGAAGCCGTTATTGATTTTGCCGCCTTTTCACTCGTGGGCGAAAGCGTAAGCGAGCCGCTGGCTTATTATAACAACAATGTGATGGCAACAATGGTACTCCTTGAAAAAATGAGAGACTACGGTGTTCGTTATATTGTTTTTTCATCCACGGCGGCTACATACGGAGAGCCTGAGAATATTCCGATTATGGAAACCGATAAAACCGAACCTACAAATCCGTACGGAGAGACTAAACTTGCCGTTGAAAAAATGCTCAAGTGGTGCGACAAAGCCTATGGAATTAAATACACATGCCTCAGATACTTTAACGCCGCAGGAGCGCATGAAAGCGGCAAAATTGGTGAAGATCACACACCCGAAACACATCTTATCCCGATAGTTCTCCAGACGGCGCTGGGGCAGCGGGAAGCCGTTTATGTTTTCGGTAATGACTATGACACACCCGACGGTACGTGCATAAGGGATTATATCCATGTTACCGATTTGGCTGACGCCCATATTCTTGCCCTGAACCGGCTCAGAAACGGAGGGGAAAGTACGGTTTATAATCTTGGAAACGGAATGGGCTTTTCTGTTAAGGAAGTGATTGAAACGGCAAGAAAGGTAACAGGGAAACCAATACGTGAGGAAGTAACGGGCAGACGACCGGGAGACCCTGCGATCCTGGTGGCCTCATCAGAAAAAATAAAGAAGGAGCTTGGCTGGTCACCAAAATACACCACCCTTGAATCAATAATTGAATCGGCGTGGAAATGGCATTCATCGCATCCTAACGGGTATAAAAAATAG